The following coding sequences lie in one Stigmatopora argus isolate UIUO_Sarg chromosome 5, RoL_Sarg_1.0, whole genome shotgun sequence genomic window:
- the LOC144074271 gene encoding E3 ubiquitin-protein ligase KCMF1-like, giving the protein MSRHEGVSCDACLKGNFRGRRYKCLICYDYDLCASCYESGATTTRHTREHPMQCILTRVDFDLYYGGEAFSVEQPQAFTCPYCGRMGYTEMSLQEHVAAEHTETSTEVICPICAALPGGDPNHVTEDFAAHLTLEHRAPRDLDESSGARHVRRMFHPGRGLGGPRARRSNMHFTSNTTGGLSAGQNSSQSSNYSREAMDPIAELLSQLSGVRRSAGGQLSSGPSASQLQQLQMQLQLERQQAQAARQQLETARNATRGGRANAVLNANSAAVGNNPNLSANHNANAGPADGHVQHNVHSSHFLLSRLSEARVSEAERQACEAQCADRSLFVTELLLSTLLADHQQQRHGADDDVAADLQRRRRHRRPGSCDLTDFRSVMTLDVALENLNLKESYGARKEPPAPSL; this is encoded by the exons ATGTCCCGTCATGAAG GCGTGAGCTGCGACGCGTGTCTGAAAGGCAACTTCCGAGGTCGGCGCTACAAATGTTTAATCTGCTACGACTACGACCTGTGCGCGTCGTGCTACGAGAGCGGCGCCACCACCACCAGACACACCAGGGAGCACCCCATGCAGTGCATATTGACACGTGTGGACTTTG ACTTGTATTACGGCGGTGAAGCGTTCTCAGTGGAGCAGCCCCAGGCTTTCACCTGTCCTTACTGTGGCAGAATGGGCTACACCGAGATGTCCCTGCAGGAGCATGTAGCGGCGGAGCACACGGAGACCTCCACCGAAGTG ATCTGCCCCATATGTGCAGCGCTGCCCGGCGGGGACCCCAATCATGTGACAGAAGACTTTGCTGCTCACCTCACACTTGAACACAGAGCCCCCAGAGACTTG GACGAGTCGAGCGGCGCACGGCACGTGAGGAGAATGTTCCACCCCGGGCGCGGACTCGGCGGCCCCCGCGCCCGCAGGTCCAACATGCACTTTACCAGCAACACCACCGGGGGGCTCTCGGCCGGCCAGAATTCCTCCCAAAGCTCCAACTACAGCCGGGAGGCCATGGACCCCATCGCAG AGCTTTTATCGCAGCTTTCGGGCGTGCGGCGTTCGGCCGGCGGCCAACTGAGCTCGGGCCCCTCGGCGTCGCAGCTGCAGCAGCTCCAAATGCAGTTGCAGCTGGAGCGCCAGCAGGCGCAGGCGGCGCGTCAGCAGCTGGAGACAGCGCGTAACGCCACGAGGGGCGGCCGCGCCAACGCCGTCCTCAACGCCAACTCGGCCGCCGTCGGCAACAACCCCAACCTGAGCGCCAATCACAACGCCAACGCCGGCCCCGCCGACGGCCACGTTCAGCACAACGTGCACAGCTCACACTTTCTACTCAGCAG GTTGAGCGAAGCGCGTGTGTCGGAGGCGGAGCGCCAGGCGTGCGAGGCGCAGTGCGCCGACAGGAGCTTGTTTGTTACAGAGCTCTTGCTCTCCACACTGCTGGCGGACCACCAGCAGCAGCGCCACGGGGCGGATGACGACGTGGCCGCCGACCtccagcgccgccgccgccaccgtcgTCCCGGCTCGTGCGACCTGACCGACTTCCGGTCGGTGATGACGCTGGACGTGGCGCTGGAGAACCTCAACCTGAAAGAGAGCTATGGCGCCAGGAAAGAGCCCCCCGCGCCATCCCTTTGA
- the lipg gene encoding endothelial lipase translates to MNQIAHFLCTLLMCAAALIRAENGGDEFPTEVVPLDFTVKYNMRKSFDLDQKGCYLQAGNRNCLQECGFNVTAKTIFIIHGWTMSGIFEAWMQKLVAAVMQRENEANVIVVDWIGMAQQLYPDAVNNTNVVGQDIAALLDWLQDELQLPLENVHLIGYSLGAHVAGYAGTYVRGSLGRITGLDPAGPMFENAKEEERLSPDDADFVDVLHTYSPQTLGITIGIQRPIGDVDIYPNGGLVQPGCSLGEVLTATGNLMEALKCEHERAVHLFVDSLMNRDHVSFAYQCTDPDRFMKGICLSCRKNRCNNIGYETRNMRKRRNSKMYLKTRADMPFGGYHYQMKMHVFNRKQADNAKPTFYVHLTGAHNDTEDIFGDVHDKAVGLNQTNTYLVFTEKDLGDLLKIKLSWEGDAQSLAAVWESIKKNFWSWNPSPPKSVLEIRRIRVKAGETQRKFTFCAQDPSKTEISPGESLTFVKCRDGWEVKPRKRIAI, encoded by the exons ATGAATCAAATAGCACATTTTTTGTGCACTCTGCTGATGTGCGCTGCTGCCTTAATTCGTGCAGAAAACG GCGGAGATGAGTTTCCAACTGAGGTCGTCCCTCTAGATTTCACCGTCAAGTACAACATGAGGAAGAGTTTTGATCTGGACCAGAAGGGCTGCTACCTGCAGGCCGGCAACAGAAATTGTCTGCAGGAGTGCGGCTTTAACGTTACGGCCAAGACGATCTTTATCATTCATGGCTGGACG ATGAGTGGGATTTTCGAGGCCTGGATGCAGAAGTTGGTGGCAGCGGTCATGCAGCGTGAGAACGAGGCTAACGTAATCGTGGTGGACTGGATCGGCATGGCTCAACAGCTTTACCCGGATGCCGTCAACAACACGAATGTCGTGGGCCAGGATATCGCTGCCTTGTTGGACTGGCTTCAG GATGAACTGCAGTTGCCTCTGGAGAACGTGCACCTGATCGGCTACAGCTTAGGGGCTCACGTAGCGGGCTACGCCGGAACGTACGTGCGAGGATCACTTGGGAGAATCACGG GTTTGGACCCAGCCGGCCCGATGTTTGAAAACGCGAAGGAGGAGGAGCGCCTCTCGCCAGACGATGCCGATTTCGTGGATGTCCTTCACACGTACAGCCCGCAAACATTGGGTATAACCATTGGGATTCAACGGCCGATCGGGGATGTCGACATCTACCCCAACGGTGGCTTAGTCCAACCAGGGTGCTCTTTAGGTGAAGTGCTGACCGCAACCGGAA ACTTGATGGAAGCGCTTAAGTGCGAACACGAGCGAGCCGTCCACCTTTTCGTTGACTCTCTGATGAACCGGGACCACGTGAGCTTTGCCTACCAGTGCACCGACCCGGACCGCTTCATGAAAGGCATCTGCCTGAGCTGCCGAAAAAACCGCTGCAACAACATCGGCTACGAGACCCGCAATATGCGCAAGAGACGCAACAGCAAAATGTACCTGAAGACCCGTGCGGACATGCCTTTCGGAG GTTACCATTACCAGATGAAGATGCACGTGTTCAACAGAAAGCAGGCCGACAATGCCAAGCCAACCTTCTACGTTCATTTGACCGGCGCTCATAATGACACCGAAGACATTTTTGGAGACGT CCACGACAAGGCCGTCGGACTGAACCAGACCAACACCTACTTGGTGTTCACTGAGAAGGACCTCGGCGACCTGCTGAAGATCAAGCTGAGTTGGGAAGGTGACGCCCAATCCTTAGCTGCTGTGTGGGAGTCCATAAAGAAGAACTTCTGGTCCTGGAATCCTTCACCTCCAAAATCCGTGCTGGAAATCCGACGGATTCGTGTCAAAGCTGGAGAAACGCAAAGGAA ATTTACCTTCTGTGCACAAGACCCATCCAAAACAGAAATCTCTCCTGGTGAATCGTTAACATTTGTCAAGTGTCGTGACGGTTGGGAAGTGAAACCTAGAAAACG CATAGCCATTTAA